The following DNA comes from Miscanthus floridulus cultivar M001 chromosome 5, ASM1932011v1, whole genome shotgun sequence.
ggttcacgtgcttgccaacacgctatgtccctgttgtgtcgaccgctcacttagtgattcggcgactaattggcatcacccgccaagcccgcacgtcgggcaccacaagaacctatccAAAAAGTGAGGGTGGCTCAataacacgctcaactagagttgctctttgcggctcccgcggggcgagcacaatgccccttacAAAActtttctccggagcaccgcacacgctttttgcgggcttcgacggagaccaccatcaagccgtctaggaggtggcaacctccaagagtaacaagcaccatcgacttgtaactcgatcacttagtgccactcgatgcaacctcacgatgcaatcgcactaaaaTCGCTTTctcacacaatcaaatgatcactatcaagcatatgtgagatagagggctcccatACACTCACAGGCATGAACACAAAGTCTCCCGAGGTGCTTAGCCCCCGCCATGATAAGACCACATTCTATTTATAGCTTcataggctaaactagccgttaccaaATAGCCAGTCTTGTGATTTTTTATTGGTTGTAAGATAGACAGAGCACAGCGCTAGCGAGTCCATCGCTAGTCTAGTCTCGTACGTTGTCCAAGAAATTCTATCTCACAGGATACAAGGGGCTGCACTCTCTCACCTTGTTTTTTATTGTTTTAGCGGCTTAAATGGCTAGCGATTTCTTCGGTGCCGTTGAGGACGCACTGAATGGACGCGCCACGCGGCGCCGCCGCCTAGCGCCGAAGCCaactaaatgtagataaaaaaaattaattatacaGTTAGATGAGAAATTACAAGACAAaacttttaaatctaattaatccataattaaacactaattaccgaATACAACCCAAAACattttgcatctaaacgcgcccCAAATCGAGCATCTCGCAGCTTCGCTTGACGCTCGGCAGCGGCGCCCATCTCATCAAGAGCAAAGAAACATCCACGCAACCACCCGCCTCCCCTGCTATCTTCGGTTCCTGTCGACGGTATCAGGACGACGACGTACAACTACAACGATTCGCACGGTGGCGCAGAAGTGCAGTCCCCATTGACCGGGTCAAGCTACGCCTTTTATTGCGACAGCATGCTGCGATAGTTACTGTTATTCTTGCAAGCTCTCTGTGTGCCCGGTTTCTAGCTGTTCTCCGCCTGAATGAAACACTAAACAGTTCTCTGCACACACGTACAAACTGTACCAAGACACAAGTATAGATCGACAACTAAAAAAAATGTCTAAAGACAGGTGATACCTTATATACACTACATTCTCCAAGGCCTCTGTTTTGATTCGAGAGCATAAACCATCTGAACACAGCTCTGAAGCTGACTGCAGGCAGTGAAGCATACCTGAATGGCCCCGTTCGTTGGTCTCAAACTtggctgaaaagtactgttccggctgaaatgttgtgagagaaaaatactgtttcggttgaaaaaagaagtcgaacaaaccgaatatgggataagccgaacaaGGCCAATATTAATGCGGAGAATGCACTCCATTTAGTACAAAgctttttaagaaaaaaaaactaaaaatactTCTGAGCCACACAAAACTAACCACAGAAGGCACACAAGTCCTGTTCTCTTCAGCAAATTCATAATACGCTGAATTTGCAAAAACGGCGCAAAGTAAGTACggggagtagtagtagttagtaggcGGCAGTGCGGCACAAATTTACTAGAACACTGACACGTGTGCTCGGACGACGTAATGTAGGCTGCAGGGGCTGTTTGGATCTGACGGCTAAAATTTAAGAGGAGTGTCAGGATATTGCATGGagtgtttagatattaataaaaaaataaattacataattcgtCAGTATTCCACGAgacgaaatttttaagcctaattaatccgttattagcacatatttactgtagcaaacattatcaaaagattcgtctcgtaaattaatcgtaaactatataattaattttataattaatctatatttaatactctatgtatacaGCGACTATAATTTAAGCAACcaaaccccccccccctccctccgTAGCAGGGCTCAAACGGGAAGCTGCCGCTCCCCCCGTCGTCCTGCTCCTCCCACTCCATGGCCATGACCAGGCCGTCCATGTACCAGCCCCCTGTGCCGCACTCGCTGGTGAACGGGTCCATGGCGTCGTCGGCGTCGGCCGTATCCACCCACTCCAGGGTGTCGTCGTGGTCGAAGACGACGTACGGCGCCGCCGGGGACCTCAGCCGCGCGCCCCCGCCGTACACGACGAAGTCGGGCAGTATGCCACCGTCGAGGCCGCAGTCCTCGCAGTCCTGGTGCGCGTGGATGTCGTAGCTCTCTTGGCTGTCGATCCAGCAGTCGCCGTCGACGTCGGCCACCAAACCAAGCTGTTGGTGGCCCGCATTCTCGGCGGCGAGGGACGTGTCCAGGAGCTCCATGAGGAGGTCGCCGTGGATCTCCGGCTCCTCCATGACGCCGTCTTGTTTCTGCTGCTGCCTGCTATCGATCAAAATTCTATCCAAGCTCTAGGTGTTTCTTTTTTCTACATGTACGCGCGGGAGTGGGAGCGACCTACAGAGAGGAGGAGATCAGATCACTGATCATGCATGGCAGGGTATGTGACTGAGGCAGCGAGGAGCTCGTGTCTTATAGCCTGTGAGGGTGGGACGTGCCAGCTCAGGAGCTGTGGGTGAGTTGCGTCGGCCATGAGGGGTTGAGGCCTTGAGGGCCAGGTGACCGGGCGGTCTCGCACCTACGCGGCATGTGGACCGGACATCACCACTCGACAGCAGCATTGGTTGCTGATCGCGCCATCCATAGGTCTGGATCAGAGATTGCTTTTGCTGGGAGCAAGCATGGATTAAGGATGAGGAAAGCACGAAACTGTTAGAGACGTTCAAACCACGCTTCTGTTGCTCAAGGGAGCTGATTGATTGAGCAGGAATGGCTTTTCGTCTTTGTGTCTGTACTGTACGAGATTCAATTCTGCATCGTCCAGGTACAGGCAGGGGGGGCTGTACCCTGTAGGCGCGCCTAGCAGCTCCAAGGGTCGGCCTGTTTGCCATTACCGTGGTGTGGGTGCAGGTTCAGCCACTCAGAACGCTGTGAGCCTCTGACGTCGCGTTGCGGTCCTGCGGCGCTTTGCAGTGACCAGTGAGTGCAGAGTGCATGCGGACAACGTACGGGCGACGTAGTAGCAGCTAGGGTCATGATGGCCTACAACGGTGTACGTCAATGGCCAGCCCGTCTTCGGCCTGCGATAGTTACCGGGAATCATCGGCCGGCAATCTGTAGAGAAAAATCTTCCGTTTTTTCCGGTGCCGCACATGGTCTGCCTGGCTTGGGCCATGGGCGACGATACCCATGGCGCATGGCGGGCctgggctcttcgttcgctttcGCTCACCGGGACAGGGGACGCCGGACTGGCGGGCGGGTGCGGCCGGGGCCGGGGAAGAAGTGGTGGGTGGGCAGCAAACTGCTACACATTGCGCCGCGCATGCACTGAGGTTATCCTGCGGTAAGATAATCACATAGACTGTAGATTCCACTGACTAATCGTAAAATCAGCCTGGTCCATAAGTGATGGCATATCAAAGTTTCAACCGTAATTGTTGTATGGATTCGAGCGAGTATCCTTGCCTCGCAGGGCCGTGCAAGACAAACTAGTTGGTGTGATTGGTGTCAAGTGTCAACAATCACGCACGCGCGTGCGCACACAATTCACCGGTTTACCAAACAACACACGATGAAAAATGTTCAATCAACTGCAACTCGAGCACACCGGACATCATAATAGTAGCCGACAACAGCAGCAGTGCAGTCTTGCAGCGCCGGCCATGCACGTAGGTGTAGGTTACGTAGCTGCTGGCTATCCCTGGTTGCTGCAATCTTGATTGAGAAACGATCAGACGTGATCACGTGAATGCTTTATTACCACCCTAGGGTCACAGGGCGTGCTCGATCAAGATCCGACATGGTATTAAACCATGACTGATGACAGTAAATTATCCCGACTATGTTCATGCTTGGTTGATCTCAGTGCGCCGGTGAGGCGGTGACCCCGGTTCATCGAGGCAGGAGGGACACTGACGCCGGGGCTACATTCTCATTCCTATATCACAGGAATCGTTTGCAGGACAATCATTCCTATGTATTGAGTAGCAGGAATCGTTTGCAGGACAAACTTAGGAAACTTTATTTTTGCGTGAGGCAAACCACAAAAAGGTAAACATCCACCTCATTGTTTCTTGTTTCCTACAACACATCCAAACACATTCCTAAAAAATTCCTATGTTTTCGTTTCTCTGTTTTGCATATGCATTCCTACTATATTCCTTTGCTTTTTCTATTCATGTTTTTTCAATCCTATAATCATGTGTTATAAAGAACCTACAGATCCATAAGGGTGGGCCAAACTCCTCGCAGCAGAACAGGCTCCCAACGTGGTAGACCCGGATGGTGCAGGGTCACGGCCCCAGGCCACATAAATTGCAAACAGGGCTGCAATGCTGCATGATAATATGACACAATGCAAGTCAGGAAAGCATGCAAAGGTTCTACTGCGTTCCAAACGAGTGAACTCAGAACTATCCCACACAAAAGTGCGTTTCTGTACAAGCCATTTCCAGATACCCTTTCTTCTGTGTTCCATTACATGCAGAACAGCTTGGATGctctttagttttttttttttaaaaaaaaaggtctTCTGTTAGATTTTGCCCAGCTTCTTTGGATAAGGTTCTTTACCAGGACTTTTTGGGTAGCTCTACTCTTCAGCCTTCTCAGATTTCTGTAGTGGAAGAGATCTACCACGTCCCAGTGTAAAGCCCCTTGTTCCATCTGGCATTCTCGGTCCAGGAATAGGCTTGTTTAATGACTCAGAATCAGAACTTCCTGATATGCAAATAATATAAAGAAAACAAATTATATCAATCCCACACTAGCAGAAATACAAACAATATATGTGAGGAATtggttttggtcctttcggatatGTTGAGAATGGGTATGAATTATTGAAATTTCAAGCAGCTTTTACATGTTTGTCGAAATCACAGGGGAGGATCAAAGTTTTGTGCAGATGAAAGGAAGTGTTCCTATGGAATTCCAGGCTATTACTctggacaaaaaaaaaatcatgctgAAATTCATCTACAAGACATTGTAAAAAAAAAACCTATGGAATTCAAGATCATTTAGTCTAGACAAAAACAGAACAAGCTGTGGTTTCGACAAATAATAACGGGAACATAAACCATCTCACTGCTCTGCAGAAAGAATATGAGAATTAACTAACCATCAACTCTCAATGGCATAAGTCACCCAAAAAAAAAGTCTCAATGGCATAGATAAGGATGCAAGTGGGGTACCCAATGGTGTTTTTTGGGTCAGTTAACTAATTACGGTTGAATGACATTCTAGTTCATTTCCCCCTCACCCAAATTACGTAAAATGCAATT
Coding sequences within:
- the LOC136455220 gene encoding uncharacterized protein, with the protein product MGIVAHGPSQADHVRHRKKRKIFLYRLPADDSRILIDSRQQQKQDGVMEEPEIHGDLLMELLDTSLAAENAGHQQLGLVADVDGDCWIDSQESYDIHAHQDCEDCGLDGGILPDFVVYGGGARLRSPAAPYVVFDHDDTLEWVDTADADDAMDPFTSECGTGGWYMDGLVMAMEWEEQDDGGSGSFPFEPCYGGRGGGRNSTFQPSLRPTNGAIQLYVVVLIPSTGTEDSRGGGWLRGCFFALDEMGAAAERQAKLRDARFGARLDAKCFGLYSLASALGGGAAWRVHSVRPQRHRRNR